The window GCTTCCCCAGGCGGCCTCGGCGCAGGACGTCGGCGTCCTGGCCGCCCACAAGAGCCCGTTCAACTGCGGGAAGACCTTCAACGCCAACAACTGGTACCCCGGCCACAGCCCCTCGGGTTCCATCGACTGGCAGGACTACGGCGGCGACGACATCAACGGTGAGACCGTGCGCGCCACCGCTTCGGGCACCGCGTACTTCTACGACCGGGGAAGCACGAGCTACGGCAAGTGGGTGGAGATCCGTCACGGTGACGGCACCACGACCCGCTATGCCCACCTCGCGACGATGGTGAGGTCGGCCGGCGGCTCGATGAGCGTCAGCCAGGGCACCGCGATCGGCACCGTCGGCTCGACGGGCGGCTCCACCGCTCCGCACCTGCACTACGAGCAGCGGACCTCCGGCGGTGCGGTGGACACCAGCCCCACCGTGGACGGCGTGACCGTGTCCCTGGGCCAGAAGAAGGCCATCACCAGCACCAACGCGTGCGGCGGCAACCCCTACACCCCTGAGGAGGTCTGTGGCAGCGGCTACGGGGTCATCGACTCGGCCGGCCTCACCGGCGGCCGCACGTACCTGCTCTACAACTCGGGTAACGGCAACAACTGCGTCGTGACGCTGAAGACGACGAACCTCGGCTCGCCGTCGGCGGTGTCGGCCTTCCTGGAGCCGCAGGGGCAGAGCAGGACGACCGACTCGGGCAGCTACGCCTACTACGCGGGGCCCGTCCAGCGCTCCGCGGCCGGACAGTGCGTCAAGTGGGGCGGCTCGGTCGGCAGCAGCTCGTACACCAGCCCCTTCGAACACTGCGGCTGACGTGATGGTCGGTCGTTGAGGGAGCGTGTCCCTCCAACGACGTCCGTCTCGGCCGCACACGGTGTCAAAGGCCACTTTCCGGCATGGGAGGTGGCCTTTGACGTCACAAGGTGACATCCCCGTTCTCGCGGGCACATCGTCCGGCGCTGCGTACCATCTGTCCATGTCCGACACGATCTTCGCCGTGGGTGAGGCGACGCTGCTCGTCATGTTCCTGGGCGTTCCAGCGGCATTCGTGTGCGGCTCGGTACTGCTCGCGGCCTGTTCGGGCCCACCCGGCCGGAGTACGCGCGGGTATCGGCACCACCTGGTGCGGGGAGCGGTTCCGGCGGCGATCGGCGGTGTCGCGTTGGCGTTCGGCGCGTGGTCCACTCACGAAGACGCCTCCTACGACGGCTTCGGCTTCTTCGCGATCACCCTGGCGGCTCTACTGGGTGGGCACCTGGTTCTCCTCGGTCTGGGCCCGCTGACCTCCTGGATACTGGAGGTTCTCGGGCGGCGGACCGGGCGGCTGCCGCTGCCGATGCGCCTGGCGGTGCGCGACCTGGCCGACGATCGTGCCCGGACCGCTCCCGCGCTGGCCACGACGACGAACGCGACGGCACTCGCGATCGCGGTCATGATCTGCGCAGTCGCCCTGACCGCGCAGCACAGGGCGGAGTACCACCCTCGGGCCCGGTCCGGCGCCCTTGTGGTGAACACCTTCACGGCGGAGGACGCGGCGGCCGTGTGGGCGGCAGTCCGGCGTGGGCTATCGGGAGCGCCGGTCGCCCAGAGCTTCCGGCAGCGCGAATACGGAATCTTCCGTCCGGACGTCGAGAACGTGGACCTGCCGGATCTGGAGCAGGTCCATCCGGCTGAGATCATCGGTGACCGGGCACTGCTCCGCTACCTCACGGGCGACCCGTCGACCCCCTACGACGAGGGCACGGCCGTGGTGGTCACGTCCGACCACGTGGCCGTCGACAAGGTGACGATCGAGTACGACCTCTCCGAGCACGGCGGGCCGTCGGCGACCAAGACCATCCCGGCGATCGCCGCCGCACCCGCCGCTCCGCACACGCAGGGCATCTTCCTCCCCGCGAAGGTCGTCCGCGATCTGGGCTACCACCTGGAGCCCGAGGAGCTGATCATCGACCCTTCCCTTCACCGGACCTCGGAGAGCGAGCGGGAGCGGCTCGAGGACGATCTGGACGACGTCGCGGACGTCTACCTGGAGCAGGGGTTCCAGCCTCCGACCGGCTGGCGGGTGTTCGTCGGGGCGGCCCTGGCCGTTGCCCTCGCCGGCGCGGTGGCCGCCACCGGCGGGACGGCCGCCGGCGGCCGGGCGGGACGGGTGCTGCTCCGGGTCCGCGGCGGCTCGACCGCGAGCCTGCGGTGGTTCGCCGCGAGCCGTGCCGGACTCGGCGCCGCCTGCGGAACGGTGCTGGGCGCGGTGGCCGGGTGCGCCGTCGGCCTGTCGCTGGCGTGGCCGCTGACGGCCGCCACCGGTGACTGGGAGGTGGTGCCGAGGGCGGGCTTCGACACCCCGTGGACGACGATCGCCGCCCTGGCTTGCGGACTGCCGGTGCTCGTCGCGATCTTCGCCGGCCTCTCCGTACGCCGCCGGTAGGCGCAGGCGAGCCCGGTGCGGCCCCGGCGCCTACTCCCCGGTGAGACCGTCCACCGACTCCCTGATGAGGTCGGCGTGGCCGTTGTGCCGGGCGTACTCCTCGATCATGTGCACCAGGATCCAGCGCAGGCTGGGCGCCTGGCCGTCGGGCCAGCCGCGCCGGGCCGGCCGGTCCAGGCCGCCTTCGGCCAGCGCCTCCACGACCAGGGAGCGCGAGCGGGCCACGGCGTCCTGCCAGAGCGTGCGCAGTCGCTCGGGGGAGTCGTCGGCTGCCGAGTGCCAGTCCCAGTCGGGGTCGGCCTTCCAGTCCACCGTGTCCCACGGGGGCTGCCGGTCGCGCCCGTGCAGCCACTCGGAGAACCAGGACTCCTCGACGAAGGCCAGGTGCTTGAGCATCCCGCCCAGGGTCATCGACGAGGCGCCGACGGTCGCGCGCAGGCCCGCCGTGTCCAGTCCGGCGCACTTCCACTCGAGGGTCGCGCGCTGGTACTCCAGGAAGCCCAGGAGGGTCGCGGTCTCGTCGGCGGCGAACGGGGGTTCGGGGCGGCCTTGTTCGTCCAGGTGTGTCATGGGCGGGGAGTCTAGGTCCGGGAAGCGGGCGCCGTGCGGGTTTCGTGGCATCCGCGAGCCTGACGCCGCCGGCGGATTGCTGGTATGGGTGGAAGCATGATCTTCTTGAGGCGGACGGTCCACGTCGCCGTGCTCACGCTCTCGGTCCTCCCGATCACCGCAGTCACCACCGCCTCGCCGGTGGCGGCGGCGGCCGAGCCGCGCAAGCGATCGCAGGCCGAGGCCGGGGCGCGGGCCCGGCACCTGCTGGCCCAGCTGAAGGTCGCCAGGGCCCTGTCGATCCGCGGCTACAGCCGCAAGCGGTTCCAGCCCCGGTGGGCGCACCACAGGGGCAGGTGCGACGCGCGCGAGGTGGTCCTGGCTCGCGACGGGCGGCGCGTGCGCAGGAACGCGGCCTGCCATCCGGTGAAGGGCCTCTGGTACAGCCCCTACGACGGCAGGTGGCTGAAGAGCGAGAAGCAGGTGGACGTCGACCATCTCGTGCCGCTGGCGTACGCCTGGCGGTCGGGCGCCGGCAGGTGGAGCGCGGCGCGACGGCGCGCCTTCGCCAACGACCTGACCCGCCCCGAGCTGATAACGGTCAGCCACTCCGCGAACATCGCCAAGGGCGGCCAGGGCCCGCAGAGCTGGCGTCCGCCGCGGCGGGCCTACTGGTGCCGCTACGCGACCTCATGGATCACCGTGAAGCACCACTACCGGCTCTTCGTCACCCGAAAGGAGCGGGTGGCCCTGCTCAACATGCTCCGCACCTGCTGAGCGGGGATCGCAGCGACTCCGGGCGCTCGGAACGGTGCCGGCCGGGTGACGAGGCTAGGCTCCGAGATGTCGGGACGCAGCCACGAAGGGATCCGATCATCAGCAGCGACTCTTTCTCTCCCTGGGAGGACCGGGCACGGCCGGCGCGCCGCCGCGTCACCGAGGCGGCGCTGCTCGGCGCCCGCGACCAGAGCCTGGCCGACATCGCCCAGTGGACCTGCCCGCACGGGCAGCACGCCGGGCACGGCTGCGTCACCTGCTACCACGCCTCGGCCGAGGTCGATCCGGCGCTGCCGCTGTGGGAGGTCGCGGCGTGGTTCACCACCGAGCGGCCGATCCCCATCAGGGCGTTGCAGGACGTGCACCGCCACGACCGCGACCTGGCGCTCACCCAGCCCTCGACCCCGCTCGTCTACCTGCTGAGCGCGCAGGTGAGAGCCGCCCTGGGCGCGGAGGCGGTGGCGGGCGTGGTGGGCTTCCTGGTGCAGAACCGGCACATCGTCGACGAGTTCACCGTGACGGAGATCCGCGCCACCCACTCCTGAACGTCCCTAGACCAGGGTCTGGGTGAGCTCGGCGCGCTGCCCGGTGAGCACCACGCGGCCGAGGGCGCCGTTCACCAGGGGCAGGTACGGCGGCACGTGGCCGCACTCGACGTCGGCGATGATGGGCACCCCGAGGCCGCCGAGGGCGTCGAGGACCGCCTCGTGCTGGGTGAGCGTGGCGAGGCCCGGTGCCCGGGTGCGGCCGACGAGGACGGCGTTCGCGCCGGTGAAGAACCCGGCCAGGC is drawn from Nonomuraea muscovyensis and contains these coding sequences:
- a CDS encoding DinB family protein, whose amino-acid sequence is MTHLDEQGRPEPPFAADETATLLGFLEYQRATLEWKCAGLDTAGLRATVGASSMTLGGMLKHLAFVEESWFSEWLHGRDRQPPWDTVDWKADPDWDWHSAADDSPERLRTLWQDAVARSRSLVVEALAEGGLDRPARRGWPDGQAPSLRWILVHMIEEYARHNGHADLIRESVDGLTGE
- a CDS encoding HNH endonuclease family protein, translated to MIFLRRTVHVAVLTLSVLPITAVTTASPVAAAAEPRKRSQAEAGARARHLLAQLKVARALSIRGYSRKRFQPRWAHHRGRCDAREVVLARDGRRVRRNAACHPVKGLWYSPYDGRWLKSEKQVDVDHLVPLAYAWRSGAGRWSAARRRAFANDLTRPELITVSHSANIAKGGQGPQSWRPPRRAYWCRYATSWITVKHHYRLFVTRKERVALLNMLRTC
- a CDS encoding M23 family metallopeptidase — translated: MPTTSRPVRPMSLRSATLALVVALAAALLPQAASAQDVGVLAAHKSPFNCGKTFNANNWYPGHSPSGSIDWQDYGGDDINGETVRATASGTAYFYDRGSTSYGKWVEIRHGDGTTTRYAHLATMVRSAGGSMSVSQGTAIGTVGSTGGSTAPHLHYEQRTSGGAVDTSPTVDGVTVSLGQKKAITSTNACGGNPYTPEEVCGSGYGVIDSAGLTGGRTYLLYNSGNGNNCVVTLKTTNLGSPSAVSAFLEPQGQSRTTDSGSYAYYAGPVQRSAAGQCVKWGGSVGSSSYTSPFEHCG